The Desulfuromonas versatilis genome has a segment encoding these proteins:
- a CDS encoding GeoRSP system radical SAM/SPASM protein has product MAEKITDLFSAPLTFNWTLSFRCNFSCSHCYSREEQVEELATADILRIIDVLAEKQVPFINFGGGEPLIREDLFEIASYATGKGLNVSMNSNGWLVDEAAAAELKRCGFKSVGISIDSAAAALHDDFRCMPGSFERAVGALEALRKVGLKSTMSSVISRINHLNFQDLLQLARDRGVGQVYLHNFKCSGRGFKNREELDLSPEEWKAFYVEALKAKQEARNLLISFDDPIIASLPGYEENSLVNGSSCGKLSLNLRPNGDITPCGFIPLVVGNILRDDFDSIWYDSPVLNRMRNKEATGKCVGCGAFEQCLGGCTARSFATTGDFSQPDPHCWK; this is encoded by the coding sequence ATGGCTGAAAAGATTACCGACCTGTTTTCCGCCCCCCTGACCTTCAACTGGACTTTGTCGTTCCGCTGCAACTTCAGCTGTTCGCACTGCTACAGCCGCGAAGAGCAGGTCGAGGAGCTGGCCACGGCGGACATCCTGCGCATCATCGATGTCCTGGCCGAGAAGCAGGTCCCTTTCATCAATTTCGGCGGTGGGGAACCGCTGATCCGCGAGGACCTTTTCGAGATCGCCAGCTATGCCACCGGCAAGGGGCTCAACGTCTCGATGAACTCCAACGGCTGGCTGGTCGACGAAGCGGCCGCCGCTGAACTCAAGCGCTGCGGCTTCAAGAGCGTCGGCATCAGCATCGACAGCGCCGCTGCCGCCCTGCACGACGATTTTCGCTGCATGCCGGGCTCTTTCGAGCGGGCCGTGGGCGCCCTGGAGGCGTTGCGCAAGGTGGGGCTGAAAAGTACCATGAGTTCGGTGATCTCGCGGATCAATCATCTGAACTTCCAGGATCTCCTGCAACTGGCCCGGGATCGCGGAGTCGGCCAGGTCTACCTGCACAATTTCAAATGCAGCGGGCGGGGTTTCAAAAACCGCGAGGAACTCGACCTGTCGCCCGAGGAGTGGAAGGCGTTCTATGTCGAGGCCCTCAAGGCCAAGCAGGAGGCCAGAAATCTGCTGATCTCCTTCGACGACCCGATCATCGCCTCGCTGCCCGGTTACGAGGAAAACTCGTTGGTAAACGGCAGCAGCTGTGGTAAGCTTTCCCTTAATTTACGCCCCAATGGGGATATTACGCCCTGCGGTTTCATCCCGCTGGTGGTCGGCAATATCCTTCGGGACGATTTCGACAGCATCTGGTATGACTCACCTGTCCTCAACCGGATGCGCAACAAGGAGGCGACCGGCAAGTGTGTCGGTTGCGGTGCGTTCGAGCAGTGCCTGGGGGGGTGCACGGCTCGCTCCTTTGCTACCACCGGTGACTTCAGTCAGCCCGACCCCCACTGCTGGAAATGA
- the pqqD gene encoding pyrroloquinoline quinone biosynthesis peptide chaperone PqqD, translating into MKALVRNPDIVWRVEKRREEEILKALERGEEVEDRGAVILIISGMMHQLNLVGGRIWALCDGTRDLGQVVEALAEQFEVEREELSGDVAEFVDDLLERGWLSHG; encoded by the coding sequence TTGAAGGCTCTGGTACGCAACCCCGATATCGTCTGGCGCGTCGAGAAGCGCCGCGAGGAAGAGATTCTCAAGGCCCTGGAGCGGGGTGAAGAGGTGGAAGACCGCGGCGCGGTCATCCTGATCATTTCCGGCATGATGCACCAGCTCAACCTGGTCGGGGGACGGATCTGGGCCCTGTGCGACGGGACCCGGGACCTGGGGCAGGTGGTCGAGGCCCTGGCCGAGCAGTTCGAGGTGGAGCGCGAGGAGTTGAGCGGAGATGTCGCCGAGTTCGTCGACGATCTGCTGGAAAGAGGGTGGCTGAGCCATGGCTGA